Proteins encoded by one window of Dioscorea cayenensis subsp. rotundata cultivar TDr96_F1 chromosome 20, TDr96_F1_v2_PseudoChromosome.rev07_lg8_w22 25.fasta, whole genome shotgun sequence:
- the LOC120251465 gene encoding transcription factor RSL3-like, translated as MESCSSFNGTLSDEESSIFISQLFGDQNSSFGMQTLCLEDANSYLWSQEPHFFSYSMDASMSLIDNSSNSTALDLEDNLSSKRKNEEVVPLEILKKKPRISKKVVSESTCSKGSSSMNLSCKTRASKGTATDPQSLYARKRRERINQRLRILQKLVPNGTKVDISTMLEEAVQYVKFMQLQIKLLSSDELWMYAPFAYNGMNIGLDLKIFPPEK; from the exons ATGGAGAGCTGTAGCTCATTCAATGGTACATTATCAGATGAAGAGTCttccatttttatttctcaattgtTTGGAGatcaaaactcaagttttggAATGCAAACACTTTGCTTGGAGGATGCTAATTCATACTTATGGTCACAAGAGCCTCATTTTTTTAGCTACTCAATGGATGCATCAATGAGTTTGATTGATAATTCATCAAATAGCACTGCTCTTGATCTTGAAGACAACTTAAGTTCAAAGagaaagaatgaagaagttGTTCCTCTTGAAATTCTTAAAAAGAAGCCTCGCATTTCGAAAAAG GTCGTGAGTGAGTCGACTTGCTCGAAAGGATCTTCGAGTATGAATTTGAGTTGCAAAACTAGAGCAAGTAAAGGAACTGCTACTGATCCTCAAAGCCTTTATGCAAGG AAAAGAAGGGAAAGGATCAATCAAAGGCTGAGGATTTTGCAAAAACTTGTGCCTAATGGTACTAAA GTTGACATTAGCACAATGCTTGAAGAAGCTGTTCAGTATGTTAAGTTTATGCAGCTTCAAATTAAg TTATTGAGCTCTGATGAGCTATGGATGTATGCTCCATTTGCTTACAATGGTATGAATATTGGACTTGATCTAAAGATTTTTCCACCAGAAAAATGA
- the LOC120251482 gene encoding protein NLP3-like isoform X2 yields MENQQPGPQTAVTPPAPPNEVMELDLVDVDAASWPFDSSGFQGNSLSSFLLSPSPPFSQGLSQLPFPPPGSPLWFFEDRAAEISADLLSSTRSLHSEHLASRGDSETVNVNNNGEAGRAKQPQLPHVEGVSDSSFLIKERMSQALRYFKELTDQHVLVQVWAPVKDGDRHVLTTSGQPFVLDPQSIGLLQYRTVSLMYMFSVDEESNGVLGLPGRVYRQQQPEWTPNVQYYSSKEYPRLNHALYYDVRGTLALPVFDSSGKSCVGVVEMIMTSQKINYAPDVDKVCKALEAVNLKSSEIMDHPRVQICNEGRQAAFAEILEILTAVCETHKLPLAQTWVPCRHRNVLVHGGGLKKNCSSIDGSCMGQVCMSTTDVAFYIIDGHMWGFRDACVEHHLQKGQGVAGRAYKARQACFSRDVTQFSKTEYPLVHYAKWFGLRSCFAICLQSSESGSDDYILEFFMPVDLNSSTDQQALLDSILTTMKQHCRSLKFAANTELPDGGVFVEIINMSATDANGDAEVLEGLKIELSGMLSTEENAVKAHLIGGPGKELSHHASCGTYPSPLDDLPYDENVIPDTDAQEQPFVTDDDVGKESNQIINSDGCGTSNSSAGDKSKKKTERRRGKAEKSISLDVLQHYFAGSLKDAAKSLGVCPTTMKRICRQHGISRWPSRKINKVNRSLSKLKRVIESVQGAEGTFNITSLTCPIPVAVGSISWPAGLGCSKQNGAPEEKELSPHHSPERDDHHNKLLVHQKLISNQTGSQPEPGQHADSSKSRSSSGEPSGNSHTSQGSCQGSPINETCLGVPISPLNLEQQLNTVDCLGSQPNAAALCSMPDAAEIADQLPLLGGMLIQDSGSSKDLKLLFTTMEGCPDEQVNASNNSLSQPAAVQDSRTVTIKASYKEDIIRFRLPCNAGVVALKDEVAKRLKLENGLFDIKYLDDDHEWVVLACDADLEECMEIAKLSGGRLIRLAVHDVVVVLGSSCESSE; encoded by the exons ATGGAGAACCAACAACCGGGGCCGCAGACCGCCGTCACGCCGCCGGCGCCGCCGAACGAGGTCATGGAGCTCGATCTCGTCGACGTGGACGCCGCTTCTTGGCCCTTTGATAGTAGCGGTTTTCAAGGGAACTCGTTGTCTTCGTTCCTTCTCTCGCCGTCGCCTCCGTTTTCTCAGGGTCTCTCACAACTCCCCTTCCCTCCTCCTGGTTCGCCTCTTTGGTTCTTTGAGGATCGAGCTGCTGAGATCTCCGCTGACTTGTTGTCTTCCACTAGATCTCTCCACTCCGAGCACCTCGCCTCTCGTG GGGATTCTGAGACTGTGAATGTAAACAATAATGGGGAGGCTGGAAGAGCGAAGCAACCTCAGTTGCCTCATGTGGAGGGGGTTTCTGATAGTTCATTCTTAATCAAGGAACGGATGTCACAAGCACTCCGGTACTTCAAAGAATTGACAGACCAGCATGTTCTTGTTCAGGTCTGGGCTCCTGTTAAGGACGGGGACAGACATGTTCTCACAACCTCCGGGCAGCCCTTTGTTCTTGACCCACAGAGCATCGGGCTGCTGCAGTACCGGACTGTGTCTTTGATGTATATGTTTTCAGTTGACGAGGAGAGTAATGGAGTGTTGGGATTGCCGGGGCGGGTTTATAGGCAGCAGCAGCCAGAGTGGACTCCTAATGTGCAATACTATAGCAGCAAAGAGTATCCTAGGCTTAATCATGCCCTTTATTATGATGTTCGGGGGACATTGGCATTGCCAGTTTTCGATTCATCTGGTAAATCTTGTGTTGGTGTTGTTGAGATGATAATGACGTCGCAGAAGATCAATTATGCTCCTGATGTTGATAAAGTCTGCAAAGCTCTTGAG GCTGTAAATCTGAAGAGTTCTGAAATCATGGATCACCCACGTGTTCAG ATATGTAATGAAGGTCGCCAAGCTGCTTTTGCTGAAATTCTTGAGATTTTAACTGCAGTTTGTGAGACACACAAGTTGCCTTTGGCTCAGACTTGGGTTCCTTGTAGGCATCGCAATGTGCTAGTTCATGGTGGTGGGTTGAAAAAGAATTGTTCTAGCATTGATGGAAGTTGTATGGGGCAAGTGTGCATGTCAACTACTGATGTGGCATTTTATATCATTGATGGTCACATGTGGGGATTTAGGGATGCCTGTGTGGAACATCATCTTCAGAAGGGGCAAGGGGTAGCTGGCCGGGCATACAAGGCCCGCCAAGCATGTTTCTCTAGGGATGTTACCCAATTCAGTAAAACTGAGTATCCTCTTGTACACTATGCCAAATGGTTTGGATTGAGAAGCTGTTTTGCTATATGTTTACAAAGTTCTGAATCAGGGAGCGATGATTACATTTTAGAGTTCTTCATGCCTGTTGACTTGAACAGCTCTACAGACCAACAGGCTTTGTTGGACTCAATTTTAACTACAATGAAGCAGCATTGTCGTAGCTTGAAGTTTGCAGCTAATACAGAATTACCTGATGGTGGAGTATTTGTTGAAATCATTAACATGTCTGCAACAGATGCAAATGGAGATGCAGAAGTACTGGAAGGATTAAAGATTGAACTCAGTGGCATGCTTTCAACTGAGGAAAATGCAGTAAAAGCTCATCTTATTGGTGGCCCAGGAAAGGAACTATCTCATCATGCATCCTGTGGAACATATCCTAGCCCCCTTGATGATTTACCGTATGATGAAAATGTTATACCTGATACGGATGCGCAAGAGCAGCCTTTTGTGACTGATGATGATGTTGGTAAAGAAAGCAACCAAATTATTAATTCAGATGGATGTGGAACCTCTAATTCCAGTGCAGGTGacaaatcaaaaaagaaaactgaAAGGAGAAGAGGCAAAGCTGAGAAATCAATCAGTTTAGATGTTCTGCAACATTATTTTGCCGGGAGCCTGAAAGATGCAGCCAAGAGCCTTGGTG TTTGTCCTACAACCATGAAGCGCATTTGTAGGCAACATGGGATATCTCGCTGGCCATCTCGCAAGATCAACAAGGTCAACCGGTCTCTTTCCAAGCTGAAACGAGTAATTGAATCTGTTCAAGGTGCAGAAGGAACTTTTAACATTACCTCTCTTACATGTCCAATTCCTGTTGCTGTTGGCTCCATTTCTTGGCCCGCTGGTTTGGGTTGTTCTAAACAGAATGGTGCTCCTGAGGAAAAAGAATTGTCTCCACATCACTCACCGGAAAGAGATGATCATCATAACAAGCTTCTTGTTCACCAGAAACTCATTTCCAATCAAACTGGCTCTCAGCCAGAGCCTGGTCAACATGCTGATTCTTCAAAATCTAGAAGCTCTTCTGGAGAACCAAGCGGGAACTCTCATACGTCACAGGGTTCATGTCAGGGAAGTCCAATCAATGAAACATGTCTGGGTGTTCCTATTTCTCCATTGAACCTAGAACAACAGCTGAATACAGTTGATTGCTTGGGATCCCAACCAAATGCGGCTGCATTATGTTCAATGCCTGATGCGGCGGAAATAGCAGATCAATTACCACTTCTTGGTGGAATGCTGATTCAGGATTCAGGTAGTTCTAAAGATTTGAAACTTCTCTTTACTACAATGGAGGGGTGTCCAGATGAGCAAGTGAACGCAAGTAACAATAGTCTTTCCCAGCCTGCCGCAGTACAAGATTCGAGAACTGTTACCATTAAGGCAAGTTACAAAGAAGATATTATAAGGTTTCGGTTGCCATGCAACGCAGGTGTTGTGGCTTTGAAAGACGAAGTTGCCAAACGACTGAAATTAGAGAATGGTTTGTTTGATATTAAATATCTGGATGATGATCATGAGTGGGTAGTACTAGCTTGTGATGCAGATTTGGAGGAGTGTATGGAGATTGCAAAATTGTCAGGAGGTCGTCTGATCCGGCTTGCTGTTCATGATGTTGTGGTAGTCCTTGGAAGCTCGTGTGAGAGCTCTGAATAA
- the LOC120251482 gene encoding protein NLP3-like isoform X1: MENQQPGPQTAVTPPAPPNEVMELDLVDVDAASWPFDSSGFQGNSLSSFLLSPSPPFSQGLSQLPFPPPGSPLWFFEDRAAEISADLLSSTRSLHSEHLASRASPGDSETVNVNNNGEAGRAKQPQLPHVEGVSDSSFLIKERMSQALRYFKELTDQHVLVQVWAPVKDGDRHVLTTSGQPFVLDPQSIGLLQYRTVSLMYMFSVDEESNGVLGLPGRVYRQQQPEWTPNVQYYSSKEYPRLNHALYYDVRGTLALPVFDSSGKSCVGVVEMIMTSQKINYAPDVDKVCKALEAVNLKSSEIMDHPRVQICNEGRQAAFAEILEILTAVCETHKLPLAQTWVPCRHRNVLVHGGGLKKNCSSIDGSCMGQVCMSTTDVAFYIIDGHMWGFRDACVEHHLQKGQGVAGRAYKARQACFSRDVTQFSKTEYPLVHYAKWFGLRSCFAICLQSSESGSDDYILEFFMPVDLNSSTDQQALLDSILTTMKQHCRSLKFAANTELPDGGVFVEIINMSATDANGDAEVLEGLKIELSGMLSTEENAVKAHLIGGPGKELSHHASCGTYPSPLDDLPYDENVIPDTDAQEQPFVTDDDVGKESNQIINSDGCGTSNSSAGDKSKKKTERRRGKAEKSISLDVLQHYFAGSLKDAAKSLGVCPTTMKRICRQHGISRWPSRKINKVNRSLSKLKRVIESVQGAEGTFNITSLTCPIPVAVGSISWPAGLGCSKQNGAPEEKELSPHHSPERDDHHNKLLVHQKLISNQTGSQPEPGQHADSSKSRSSSGEPSGNSHTSQGSCQGSPINETCLGVPISPLNLEQQLNTVDCLGSQPNAAALCSMPDAAEIADQLPLLGGMLIQDSGSSKDLKLLFTTMEGCPDEQVNASNNSLSQPAAVQDSRTVTIKASYKEDIIRFRLPCNAGVVALKDEVAKRLKLENGLFDIKYLDDDHEWVVLACDADLEECMEIAKLSGGRLIRLAVHDVVVVLGSSCESSE; the protein is encoded by the exons ATGGAGAACCAACAACCGGGGCCGCAGACCGCCGTCACGCCGCCGGCGCCGCCGAACGAGGTCATGGAGCTCGATCTCGTCGACGTGGACGCCGCTTCTTGGCCCTTTGATAGTAGCGGTTTTCAAGGGAACTCGTTGTCTTCGTTCCTTCTCTCGCCGTCGCCTCCGTTTTCTCAGGGTCTCTCACAACTCCCCTTCCCTCCTCCTGGTTCGCCTCTTTGGTTCTTTGAGGATCGAGCTGCTGAGATCTCCGCTGACTTGTTGTCTTCCACTAGATCTCTCCACTCCGAGCACCTCGCCTCTCGTG CATCTCCAGGGGATTCTGAGACTGTGAATGTAAACAATAATGGGGAGGCTGGAAGAGCGAAGCAACCTCAGTTGCCTCATGTGGAGGGGGTTTCTGATAGTTCATTCTTAATCAAGGAACGGATGTCACAAGCACTCCGGTACTTCAAAGAATTGACAGACCAGCATGTTCTTGTTCAGGTCTGGGCTCCTGTTAAGGACGGGGACAGACATGTTCTCACAACCTCCGGGCAGCCCTTTGTTCTTGACCCACAGAGCATCGGGCTGCTGCAGTACCGGACTGTGTCTTTGATGTATATGTTTTCAGTTGACGAGGAGAGTAATGGAGTGTTGGGATTGCCGGGGCGGGTTTATAGGCAGCAGCAGCCAGAGTGGACTCCTAATGTGCAATACTATAGCAGCAAAGAGTATCCTAGGCTTAATCATGCCCTTTATTATGATGTTCGGGGGACATTGGCATTGCCAGTTTTCGATTCATCTGGTAAATCTTGTGTTGGTGTTGTTGAGATGATAATGACGTCGCAGAAGATCAATTATGCTCCTGATGTTGATAAAGTCTGCAAAGCTCTTGAG GCTGTAAATCTGAAGAGTTCTGAAATCATGGATCACCCACGTGTTCAG ATATGTAATGAAGGTCGCCAAGCTGCTTTTGCTGAAATTCTTGAGATTTTAACTGCAGTTTGTGAGACACACAAGTTGCCTTTGGCTCAGACTTGGGTTCCTTGTAGGCATCGCAATGTGCTAGTTCATGGTGGTGGGTTGAAAAAGAATTGTTCTAGCATTGATGGAAGTTGTATGGGGCAAGTGTGCATGTCAACTACTGATGTGGCATTTTATATCATTGATGGTCACATGTGGGGATTTAGGGATGCCTGTGTGGAACATCATCTTCAGAAGGGGCAAGGGGTAGCTGGCCGGGCATACAAGGCCCGCCAAGCATGTTTCTCTAGGGATGTTACCCAATTCAGTAAAACTGAGTATCCTCTTGTACACTATGCCAAATGGTTTGGATTGAGAAGCTGTTTTGCTATATGTTTACAAAGTTCTGAATCAGGGAGCGATGATTACATTTTAGAGTTCTTCATGCCTGTTGACTTGAACAGCTCTACAGACCAACAGGCTTTGTTGGACTCAATTTTAACTACAATGAAGCAGCATTGTCGTAGCTTGAAGTTTGCAGCTAATACAGAATTACCTGATGGTGGAGTATTTGTTGAAATCATTAACATGTCTGCAACAGATGCAAATGGAGATGCAGAAGTACTGGAAGGATTAAAGATTGAACTCAGTGGCATGCTTTCAACTGAGGAAAATGCAGTAAAAGCTCATCTTATTGGTGGCCCAGGAAAGGAACTATCTCATCATGCATCCTGTGGAACATATCCTAGCCCCCTTGATGATTTACCGTATGATGAAAATGTTATACCTGATACGGATGCGCAAGAGCAGCCTTTTGTGACTGATGATGATGTTGGTAAAGAAAGCAACCAAATTATTAATTCAGATGGATGTGGAACCTCTAATTCCAGTGCAGGTGacaaatcaaaaaagaaaactgaAAGGAGAAGAGGCAAAGCTGAGAAATCAATCAGTTTAGATGTTCTGCAACATTATTTTGCCGGGAGCCTGAAAGATGCAGCCAAGAGCCTTGGTG TTTGTCCTACAACCATGAAGCGCATTTGTAGGCAACATGGGATATCTCGCTGGCCATCTCGCAAGATCAACAAGGTCAACCGGTCTCTTTCCAAGCTGAAACGAGTAATTGAATCTGTTCAAGGTGCAGAAGGAACTTTTAACATTACCTCTCTTACATGTCCAATTCCTGTTGCTGTTGGCTCCATTTCTTGGCCCGCTGGTTTGGGTTGTTCTAAACAGAATGGTGCTCCTGAGGAAAAAGAATTGTCTCCACATCACTCACCGGAAAGAGATGATCATCATAACAAGCTTCTTGTTCACCAGAAACTCATTTCCAATCAAACTGGCTCTCAGCCAGAGCCTGGTCAACATGCTGATTCTTCAAAATCTAGAAGCTCTTCTGGAGAACCAAGCGGGAACTCTCATACGTCACAGGGTTCATGTCAGGGAAGTCCAATCAATGAAACATGTCTGGGTGTTCCTATTTCTCCATTGAACCTAGAACAACAGCTGAATACAGTTGATTGCTTGGGATCCCAACCAAATGCGGCTGCATTATGTTCAATGCCTGATGCGGCGGAAATAGCAGATCAATTACCACTTCTTGGTGGAATGCTGATTCAGGATTCAGGTAGTTCTAAAGATTTGAAACTTCTCTTTACTACAATGGAGGGGTGTCCAGATGAGCAAGTGAACGCAAGTAACAATAGTCTTTCCCAGCCTGCCGCAGTACAAGATTCGAGAACTGTTACCATTAAGGCAAGTTACAAAGAAGATATTATAAGGTTTCGGTTGCCATGCAACGCAGGTGTTGTGGCTTTGAAAGACGAAGTTGCCAAACGACTGAAATTAGAGAATGGTTTGTTTGATATTAAATATCTGGATGATGATCATGAGTGGGTAGTACTAGCTTGTGATGCAGATTTGGAGGAGTGTATGGAGATTGCAAAATTGTCAGGAGGTCGTCTGATCCGGCTTGCTGTTCATGATGTTGTGGTAGTCCTTGGAAGCTCGTGTGAGAGCTCTGAATAA
- the LOC120251482 gene encoding protein NLP3-like isoform X3 — translation MSQALRYFKELTDQHVLVQVWAPVKDGDRHVLTTSGQPFVLDPQSIGLLQYRTVSLMYMFSVDEESNGVLGLPGRVYRQQQPEWTPNVQYYSSKEYPRLNHALYYDVRGTLALPVFDSSGKSCVGVVEMIMTSQKINYAPDVDKVCKALEAVNLKSSEIMDHPRVQICNEGRQAAFAEILEILTAVCETHKLPLAQTWVPCRHRNVLVHGGGLKKNCSSIDGSCMGQVCMSTTDVAFYIIDGHMWGFRDACVEHHLQKGQGVAGRAYKARQACFSRDVTQFSKTEYPLVHYAKWFGLRSCFAICLQSSESGSDDYILEFFMPVDLNSSTDQQALLDSILTTMKQHCRSLKFAANTELPDGGVFVEIINMSATDANGDAEVLEGLKIELSGMLSTEENAVKAHLIGGPGKELSHHASCGTYPSPLDDLPYDENVIPDTDAQEQPFVTDDDVGKESNQIINSDGCGTSNSSAGDKSKKKTERRRGKAEKSISLDVLQHYFAGSLKDAAKSLGVCPTTMKRICRQHGISRWPSRKINKVNRSLSKLKRVIESVQGAEGTFNITSLTCPIPVAVGSISWPAGLGCSKQNGAPEEKELSPHHSPERDDHHNKLLVHQKLISNQTGSQPEPGQHADSSKSRSSSGEPSGNSHTSQGSCQGSPINETCLGVPISPLNLEQQLNTVDCLGSQPNAAALCSMPDAAEIADQLPLLGGMLIQDSGSSKDLKLLFTTMEGCPDEQVNASNNSLSQPAAVQDSRTVTIKASYKEDIIRFRLPCNAGVVALKDEVAKRLKLENGLFDIKYLDDDHEWVVLACDADLEECMEIAKLSGGRLIRLAVHDVVVVLGSSCESSE, via the exons ATGTCACAAGCACTCCGGTACTTCAAAGAATTGACAGACCAGCATGTTCTTGTTCAGGTCTGGGCTCCTGTTAAGGACGGGGACAGACATGTTCTCACAACCTCCGGGCAGCCCTTTGTTCTTGACCCACAGAGCATCGGGCTGCTGCAGTACCGGACTGTGTCTTTGATGTATATGTTTTCAGTTGACGAGGAGAGTAATGGAGTGTTGGGATTGCCGGGGCGGGTTTATAGGCAGCAGCAGCCAGAGTGGACTCCTAATGTGCAATACTATAGCAGCAAAGAGTATCCTAGGCTTAATCATGCCCTTTATTATGATGTTCGGGGGACATTGGCATTGCCAGTTTTCGATTCATCTGGTAAATCTTGTGTTGGTGTTGTTGAGATGATAATGACGTCGCAGAAGATCAATTATGCTCCTGATGTTGATAAAGTCTGCAAAGCTCTTGAG GCTGTAAATCTGAAGAGTTCTGAAATCATGGATCACCCACGTGTTCAG ATATGTAATGAAGGTCGCCAAGCTGCTTTTGCTGAAATTCTTGAGATTTTAACTGCAGTTTGTGAGACACACAAGTTGCCTTTGGCTCAGACTTGGGTTCCTTGTAGGCATCGCAATGTGCTAGTTCATGGTGGTGGGTTGAAAAAGAATTGTTCTAGCATTGATGGAAGTTGTATGGGGCAAGTGTGCATGTCAACTACTGATGTGGCATTTTATATCATTGATGGTCACATGTGGGGATTTAGGGATGCCTGTGTGGAACATCATCTTCAGAAGGGGCAAGGGGTAGCTGGCCGGGCATACAAGGCCCGCCAAGCATGTTTCTCTAGGGATGTTACCCAATTCAGTAAAACTGAGTATCCTCTTGTACACTATGCCAAATGGTTTGGATTGAGAAGCTGTTTTGCTATATGTTTACAAAGTTCTGAATCAGGGAGCGATGATTACATTTTAGAGTTCTTCATGCCTGTTGACTTGAACAGCTCTACAGACCAACAGGCTTTGTTGGACTCAATTTTAACTACAATGAAGCAGCATTGTCGTAGCTTGAAGTTTGCAGCTAATACAGAATTACCTGATGGTGGAGTATTTGTTGAAATCATTAACATGTCTGCAACAGATGCAAATGGAGATGCAGAAGTACTGGAAGGATTAAAGATTGAACTCAGTGGCATGCTTTCAACTGAGGAAAATGCAGTAAAAGCTCATCTTATTGGTGGCCCAGGAAAGGAACTATCTCATCATGCATCCTGTGGAACATATCCTAGCCCCCTTGATGATTTACCGTATGATGAAAATGTTATACCTGATACGGATGCGCAAGAGCAGCCTTTTGTGACTGATGATGATGTTGGTAAAGAAAGCAACCAAATTATTAATTCAGATGGATGTGGAACCTCTAATTCCAGTGCAGGTGacaaatcaaaaaagaaaactgaAAGGAGAAGAGGCAAAGCTGAGAAATCAATCAGTTTAGATGTTCTGCAACATTATTTTGCCGGGAGCCTGAAAGATGCAGCCAAGAGCCTTGGTG TTTGTCCTACAACCATGAAGCGCATTTGTAGGCAACATGGGATATCTCGCTGGCCATCTCGCAAGATCAACAAGGTCAACCGGTCTCTTTCCAAGCTGAAACGAGTAATTGAATCTGTTCAAGGTGCAGAAGGAACTTTTAACATTACCTCTCTTACATGTCCAATTCCTGTTGCTGTTGGCTCCATTTCTTGGCCCGCTGGTTTGGGTTGTTCTAAACAGAATGGTGCTCCTGAGGAAAAAGAATTGTCTCCACATCACTCACCGGAAAGAGATGATCATCATAACAAGCTTCTTGTTCACCAGAAACTCATTTCCAATCAAACTGGCTCTCAGCCAGAGCCTGGTCAACATGCTGATTCTTCAAAATCTAGAAGCTCTTCTGGAGAACCAAGCGGGAACTCTCATACGTCACAGGGTTCATGTCAGGGAAGTCCAATCAATGAAACATGTCTGGGTGTTCCTATTTCTCCATTGAACCTAGAACAACAGCTGAATACAGTTGATTGCTTGGGATCCCAACCAAATGCGGCTGCATTATGTTCAATGCCTGATGCGGCGGAAATAGCAGATCAATTACCACTTCTTGGTGGAATGCTGATTCAGGATTCAGGTAGTTCTAAAGATTTGAAACTTCTCTTTACTACAATGGAGGGGTGTCCAGATGAGCAAGTGAACGCAAGTAACAATAGTCTTTCCCAGCCTGCCGCAGTACAAGATTCGAGAACTGTTACCATTAAGGCAAGTTACAAAGAAGATATTATAAGGTTTCGGTTGCCATGCAACGCAGGTGTTGTGGCTTTGAAAGACGAAGTTGCCAAACGACTGAAATTAGAGAATGGTTTGTTTGATATTAAATATCTGGATGATGATCATGAGTGGGTAGTACTAGCTTGTGATGCAGATTTGGAGGAGTGTATGGAGATTGCAAAATTGTCAGGAGGTCGTCTGATCCGGCTTGCTGTTCATGATGTTGTGGTAGTCCTTGGAAGCTCGTGTGAGAGCTCTGAATAA
- the LOC120251886 gene encoding LOB domain-containing protein 1-like isoform X1 yields MTSPCAACRMLHRRCNAKCMLAPYFPADEPGKFAAVHKVFGASNVIRMLQVRKTKIVDEERRDDAVKGLVYEAYARLRDPVYGCTGAIFYLQKCVEDLEKQLREAREQVLQSREQIDQLMNFLMNKEMI; encoded by the exons ATGACTTCTCCATGCGCCGCTTGTCGAATGCTTCACCGGAGATGCAATGCTAAATGCATGCTAGCTCCGTATTTCCCCGCAGATGAGCCAGGGAAATTTGCAGCAGTACATAAGGTGTTTGGAGCTAGCAATGTTATCAGAATGCTTCAAGTGAGAAAAACCAAG ATAGTGGATGAAGAGAGAAGAGATGATGCTGTGAAGGGGTTGGTGTATGAAGCTTATGCCAGGCTGAGAGACCCTGTCTATGGATGCACAGGTGCTATCTTTTATCTGCAGAAATGTGTTGAAGATCTTGAGAAGCAATTGAGAGAAGCACGGGAGCAGGTTCTCCAGTCGCGCGAGCAGATAGATCAGCTGATGAACTTTCTGATGAACAAGGAAATGATATGA
- the LOC120251886 gene encoding LOB domain-containing protein 1-like isoform X2 gives MTSPCAACRMLHRRCNAKCMLAPYFPADEPGKFAAVHKVFGASNVIRMLQIVDEERRDDAVKGLVYEAYARLRDPVYGCTGAIFYLQKCVEDLEKQLREAREQVLQSREQIDQLMNFLMNKEMI, from the exons ATGACTTCTCCATGCGCCGCTTGTCGAATGCTTCACCGGAGATGCAATGCTAAATGCATGCTAGCTCCGTATTTCCCCGCAGATGAGCCAGGGAAATTTGCAGCAGTACATAAGGTGTTTGGAGCTAGCAATGTTATCAGAATGCTTCAA ATAGTGGATGAAGAGAGAAGAGATGATGCTGTGAAGGGGTTGGTGTATGAAGCTTATGCCAGGCTGAGAGACCCTGTCTATGGATGCACAGGTGCTATCTTTTATCTGCAGAAATGTGTTGAAGATCTTGAGAAGCAATTGAGAGAAGCACGGGAGCAGGTTCTCCAGTCGCGCGAGCAGATAGATCAGCTGATGAACTTTCTGATGAACAAGGAAATGATATGA